One part of the Thermoplasmata archaeon genome encodes these proteins:
- a CDS encoding Gfo/Idh/MocA family oxidoreductase yields MATQIESTLGVGIIGVSPVRGWAATAHIPALHALPNYEIRALSGHSAESARAAGEAFGVSAVFSDPKQLVSQPDIDVVAVTVKVPHHRELVSAALAAGKAVYCEWPLGRDLDDARAMAALAAKQGVRTVVGLQARQAPAIEFVRELLRDGYVGEVLSTTMVGLSVPGDVIVQPNAYMLDKTNGANVLTIAVGHSLDILNYVLGEFADLSAVSNLRRPLITIEETGEQIVKTAADQIAVIGTLTSGAIASVHVREAVAGGTGFLWEINGTDGTLRITADAAYPEIYPLTVAGAHGRSEPAELAVPATLTQKWPALTRLQGAPAYNVGRAYAAFAADIENGTHTVPDFADAVRRHEVIAAIERSAASGERLKV; encoded by the coding sequence ATGGCCACCCAAATCGAATCGACGCTGGGTGTCGGCATCATCGGTGTTAGCCCCGTCCGGGGCTGGGCCGCCACCGCCCACATCCCGGCACTGCACGCGCTGCCAAACTACGAGATTCGGGCACTCAGCGGGCACAGCGCGGAATCCGCGCGCGCAGCGGGCGAAGCGTTCGGGGTCAGCGCGGTGTTCTCAGACCCCAAGCAGCTGGTGAGCCAACCCGACATCGATGTGGTCGCGGTTACGGTCAAGGTCCCGCACCACCGAGAGCTCGTCTCCGCCGCACTTGCCGCCGGCAAGGCCGTCTACTGCGAGTGGCCCCTTGGCCGCGACCTCGACGACGCGCGAGCGATGGCCGCACTCGCCGCCAAGCAGGGGGTGCGCACGGTCGTCGGGTTGCAGGCCCGCCAGGCCCCGGCGATCGAGTTCGTTCGAGAGCTGCTCCGCGACGGATACGTCGGTGAGGTCCTGTCAACGACCATGGTCGGGCTGTCGGTCCCGGGCGACGTGATCGTCCAGCCCAACGCGTACATGCTCGACAAGACAAACGGGGCCAACGTGCTGACGATCGCCGTCGGCCACAGCCTGGACATACTCAACTACGTACTGGGCGAGTTCGCCGACCTGTCGGCCGTCTCGAATCTCCGCAGGCCGCTCATCACCATCGAGGAGACCGGGGAGCAGATCGTGAAAACGGCGGCCGACCAAATCGCGGTGATCGGCACCCTGACGTCCGGCGCGATCGCCAGCGTGCATGTCCGTGAGGCCGTGGCGGGTGGTACCGGGTTCCTGTGGGAAATCAATGGAACCGACGGAACGCTTCGTATAACCGCTGACGCAGCATACCCCGAAATCTATCCCTTGACCGTCGCGGGAGCACACGGGCGGAGCGAGCCCGCCGAGCTTGCTGTCCCGGCGACGCTGACGCAGAAATGGCCCGCGCTCACCCGCCTGCAAGGAGCGCCCGCCTACAACGTCGGGCGTGCCTACGCCGCGTTCGCGGCAGACATCGAGAACGGGACTCACACCGTTCCGGACTTCGCGGACGCCGTCCGGCGCCACGAGGTCATCGCGGCCATCGAGAGGTCCGCGGCATCAGGGGAACGCTTGAAGGTGTAG
- a CDS encoding DUF835 domain-containing protein, which produces MKAETENDRPVLGKTENDRTVLGKTENDRTVLNNLFGLEEGTCYLVRGKKAETSYLLFQAIVEQGTPGLCITTRYPEKVRLRYRLASFPVWWISFVPGDQHYAPTAIGVLAKVIEGFVDENPAGCVVLLDGVESIMNNIGFDKDMLFVEHLNEYMMSRKAIVLFTVDPECFKLSEFARLERSLESIDEPQLRQALDNPEHYPRTGIR; this is translated from the coding sequence ATGAAAGCAGAGACCGAGAACGACCGCCCAGTGCTCGGTAAGACCGAGAACGACCGCACAGTGCTCGGTAAGACCGAGAACGACCGCACAGTGCTCAACAATTTGTTCGGATTGGAAGAGGGGACATGCTACCTCGTTCGGGGGAAAAAGGCCGAAACGAGCTACCTGCTCTTCCAAGCCATTGTGGAACAGGGGACTCCTGGCCTTTGCATTACGACGAGGTACCCGGAGAAAGTGCGTTTGCGGTACCGTCTCGCCTCCTTTCCGGTCTGGTGGATTTCCTTCGTCCCAGGGGATCAACACTACGCCCCAACCGCGATCGGCGTCCTTGCGAAGGTGATCGAGGGCTTCGTCGACGAGAACCCAGCCGGCTGCGTTGTACTCCTGGACGGTGTTGAATCGATCATGAACAACATCGGGTTCGACAAGGACATGCTCTTCGTCGAGCATCTGAACGAGTACATGATGTCGCGGAAAGCGATCGTCCTCTTCACCGTGGATCCGGAGTGTTTCAAGCTATCCGAATTCGCCCGCCTCGAGAGATCCCTCGAAAGCATCGACGAACCGCAGTTGCGTCAAGCCCTGGACAACCCGGAACACTATCCTCGAACTGGAATCCGCTGA
- the fdhD gene encoding formate dehydrogenase accessory sulfurtransferase FdhD, with protein sequence MNRPGPTATADVWKRSPGSLVEEEDRLAAEEPLEIRVEHGGKRRATTSLAVTMRTPGNDFELAAGFLLTEGIVARKRDLVRIEYCTDAGIAQEYNIVSAVLRPEIEFNADRLSRHFYMSSSCGVCGKTSLEAVRVAARHPIPKDRPLATAETIAAIPERLRTGQTLFSQTGGIHAAGLFEAAGRRVSIREDVGRHNAVDKVVGEQFLSDRVPLSDRILAVSGRASFEIMQKAAVAGAPFVIAVGAPSSLAVTLANEFGMTLVGFARGERFNVYAGQHRIEDLSA encoded by the coding sequence GTGAACCGCCCCGGCCCCACGGCGACCGCGGACGTCTGGAAGCGAAGCCCTGGGAGCCTCGTCGAGGAAGAGGACCGGCTCGCCGCCGAAGAGCCGCTAGAAATCCGCGTGGAGCACGGCGGGAAACGCCGCGCCACGACTTCCCTAGCGGTCACGATGCGGACTCCGGGGAACGACTTCGAGCTCGCGGCCGGATTCCTCCTGACGGAGGGGATCGTCGCCCGGAAACGGGACCTCGTGCGGATCGAGTACTGCACGGACGCCGGCATCGCGCAGGAGTACAACATCGTGAGCGCGGTCCTCCGGCCCGAAATCGAGTTCAACGCGGACCGATTGAGCCGCCATTTCTACATGTCGTCCAGCTGCGGCGTCTGCGGCAAGACGTCCCTGGAAGCGGTCCGCGTCGCCGCCCGCCATCCGATTCCGAAGGACCGGCCTCTCGCCACCGCCGAGACGATCGCGGCGATCCCGGAGCGCCTCCGGACAGGTCAGACGTTGTTCTCGCAGACGGGCGGGATTCACGCCGCTGGGCTGTTCGAAGCCGCCGGCCGCCGCGTGAGCATTCGAGAGGACGTCGGCCGGCACAATGCGGTCGACAAGGTCGTCGGGGAGCAGTTCCTCTCGGACCGCGTCCCGTTGTCGGACCGGATCCTTGCCGTGAGCGGCCGCGCGAGCTTCGAGATCATGCAGAAGGCCGCGGTGGCTGGCGCGCCGTTCGTCATAGCGGTCGGAGCGCCCTCCAGCTTGGCGGTCACCCTGGCGAACGAGTTCGGGATGACGCTCGTCGGATTCGCGCGCGGCGAGCGATTCAACGTGTACGCGGGCCAACACCGCATCGAGGACCTCTCCGCGTAG